The Kosakonia sacchari SP1 genome includes a window with the following:
- the ftnA gene encoding non-heme ferritin yields the protein MLKAEMIEKLNEQMNLELFSSLLYQQMSAWCSYHSFEGAAAFLRRHAQEEMTHMQRLFDYLTDTGSLPRINTIESPVADYASLDVLFRATYEHEQLITQKINELAHVAMTTQDYPTFNFLQWYVAEQHEEEKLFKSVIDKLTLAGKSGEGLYFIDKELATLDTQN from the coding sequence ATGTTAAAAGCAGAGATGATCGAAAAATTAAATGAACAAATGAATCTGGAACTGTTTTCTTCCCTGCTTTATCAGCAGATGAGCGCCTGGTGCAGCTACCATAGTTTTGAAGGTGCGGCCGCGTTCCTGCGCCGCCATGCGCAGGAAGAGATGACGCATATGCAACGCCTGTTTGATTATCTGACTGACACCGGCAGCCTGCCACGTATCAATACCATTGAATCGCCGGTGGCTGATTATGCTTCGCTCGACGTTCTGTTCCGCGCAACGTACGAACATGAACAACTTATCACGCAGAAAATTAACGAACTGGCACATGTCGCGATGACCACTCAGGATTATCCAACATTTAATTTCCTCCAATGGTATGTGGCGGAACAACATGAAGAAGAAAAACTGTTTAAATCAGTGATTGATAAATTAACACTGGCAGGTAAAAGCGGCGAAGGTCTCTATTTTATCGATAAGGAACTGGCGACGCTGGACACACAAAACTAA
- the yecR gene encoding YecR family lipoprotein, translating into MKRIVVAASLLLLAGCTMTKQAEVSSVDTISGLVRLSYNQSMMQTAKYDTYTAQGTANKQCQQMGYATAVPYGQPVQTCSLISGSVCMNTKVTIQYQCRGVAFTQTKPTW; encoded by the coding sequence ATGAAGAGAATAGTTGTAGCCGCCTCGCTGCTCCTGCTCGCGGGATGCACGATGACGAAACAAGCGGAAGTCAGTAGCGTGGATACCATCAGCGGTCTGGTACGCCTGAGCTATAACCAGTCGATGATGCAAACTGCAAAATACGACACCTATACCGCGCAGGGGACTGCTAATAAACAGTGCCAGCAGATGGGTTATGCCACCGCTGTACCTTACGGTCAGCCAGTGCAAACCTGCAGCCTGATTAGCGGATCGGTCTGTATGAATACGAAAGTGACCATTCAATACCAGTGCCGTGGCGTGGCGTTTACACAAACCAAACCGACCTGGTAA
- a CDS encoding RpiB/LacA/LacB family sugar-phosphate isomerase, which translates to MKIALMMENSQAAKNAIILKELKTVADEKDFPVFNVGMSDENDHHLTYIHLGIMASILLNAKAVDFVVTGCGTGQGALMSLNIHPGVVCGYCIDPADAFLFAQINNGNALALPFAKGFGWGAELNVRFIFEKAFTGRKGEGYPPERKEPQVRNAGILNQVKAAVVKENYLDTLRAIDRELVKTAVSGERFQKCFFENCQNKEIEAFVREVLA; encoded by the coding sequence ATGAAAATTGCACTGATGATGGAAAACAGCCAGGCGGCGAAAAACGCCATCATCCTCAAAGAGCTGAAGACGGTTGCCGATGAGAAAGATTTCCCGGTATTTAACGTCGGGATGAGCGATGAGAACGACCACCATCTGACCTATATCCACCTTGGTATTATGGCCAGTATTTTGCTGAATGCCAAAGCAGTGGATTTCGTGGTAACCGGCTGTGGCACTGGCCAGGGCGCACTGATGTCACTGAATATCCACCCGGGTGTGGTGTGCGGTTACTGTATCGATCCGGCGGATGCTTTCCTGTTCGCGCAGATCAACAACGGTAACGCACTGGCGCTCCCGTTCGCGAAAGGTTTTGGCTGGGGCGCGGAACTGAACGTGCGCTTTATCTTTGAAAAAGCCTTTACTGGCCGCAAAGGGGAGGGTTACCCGCCGGAGCGCAAAGAACCGCAGGTGCGCAACGCGGGTATTCTTAACCAGGTCAAAGCGGCGGTGGTAAAAGAGAACTATCTCGATACGCTGCGTGCTATCGACCGTGAGCTGGTGAAAACCGCCGTTTCTGGTGAACGTTTCCAGAAGTGCTTCTTTGAAAACTGCCAGAATAAAGAGATTGAAGCCTTCGTTCGCGAAGTCCTCGCCTGA
- a CDS encoding MFS transporter, with product MRESTLSRKTGGLSPAALLVAGAFFMEFIDGTVIATALPDMAKTFGVEAVALNIGISAYLITLAVLIPASGWIADRFGARNVFSLALAIFTLASVLCGLSTSVDMFVSMRILQGIGGALMVPVGRLAVLRTTPKHQLITAIATLTWPALVAPIIGPPLGGFITHYANWRWIFFINVPLGLLAIALALRIIPPIREEERRPFDLPGFIATSVAMISLVYAMEALGSEHPQGALTLGLLVLGAITLAFTLRHFQRATWPMIRLDAMKVPTFRVTMYGGSLFRASISAVPFLLPLLFQVGFGMDPFHAGLLVLAVFAGNLSIKPATTPLIRWLGFKKLLLINGALNVLALLACALLTSHTPVWLTFVILYLGGVFRSVQFTGVSTLAFADVPSPQMSYANTLFSTATQLAVGLGITLGAIGIRIGEHISTWLHITAVEGISFRLAFVFIALICLVGMIDTLRLTNDAGSAVSRKQDT from the coding sequence ATGCGTGAAAGCACCCTTTCGCGAAAGACAGGAGGTCTTTCTCCCGCTGCGCTACTGGTAGCCGGCGCTTTCTTTATGGAGTTTATCGACGGCACGGTGATCGCTACGGCGTTGCCGGATATGGCGAAAACCTTTGGCGTGGAAGCCGTCGCGCTCAATATAGGTATTAGTGCCTACTTAATAACGCTGGCCGTGCTGATCCCCGCCAGCGGCTGGATTGCCGATCGCTTTGGCGCGCGCAATGTCTTCTCGCTGGCGCTGGCTATTTTTACCCTCGCCTCGGTGCTTTGCGGGCTTTCAACCAGCGTTGATATGTTTGTCTCGATGCGGATTTTACAGGGTATCGGCGGTGCGTTAATGGTGCCGGTCGGCCGCCTTGCGGTGTTGCGCACCACACCGAAACATCAGCTCATTACCGCTATTGCCACGCTGACCTGGCCCGCGCTGGTCGCCCCCATTATTGGCCCACCGCTCGGCGGTTTTATTACCCACTACGCCAACTGGCGCTGGATCTTCTTTATTAATGTGCCGCTGGGCCTGCTGGCGATTGCGCTGGCGTTACGCATTATCCCCCCTATCCGCGAGGAGGAACGACGCCCCTTCGATTTGCCGGGTTTTATTGCCACGTCTGTGGCGATGATAAGCCTGGTGTACGCCATGGAGGCACTGGGTTCTGAACATCCGCAAGGCGCACTAACGTTAGGTTTGCTGGTGCTCGGCGCGATAACACTTGCTTTTACCTTGCGCCATTTCCAGCGCGCAACATGGCCAATGATCCGCCTCGACGCCATGAAAGTGCCAACATTTCGCGTGACCATGTACGGCGGTTCACTGTTTCGCGCCTCCATCAGTGCAGTTCCGTTTCTGTTGCCGCTGCTGTTTCAGGTCGGATTTGGCATGGATCCATTCCATGCCGGGTTGTTAGTGCTGGCAGTGTTTGCCGGGAATCTTTCCATCAAGCCGGCAACCACACCGCTTATCCGCTGGCTGGGTTTCAAAAAGCTGCTGTTAATCAATGGCGCGCTCAATGTGCTGGCGCTGTTAGCCTGCGCATTATTGACGTCACACACACCGGTGTGGCTGACATTTGTGATCCTTTATCTCGGCGGCGTATTCCGTTCGGTGCAGTTCACCGGCGTCAGCACTCTGGCGTTTGCCGATGTACCTTCGCCGCAAATGAGTTATGCCAACACCTTATTCAGCACGGCAACACAATTAGCGGTGGGTTTAGGTATTACGCTGGGCGCAATTGGTATTCGCATTGGTGAGCATATCAGTACGTGGTTGCACATAACCGCCGTTGAGGGGATCAGCTTTCGACTGGCGTTTGTATTTATTGCGCTGATTTGCCTGGTGGGCATGATTGATACGCTGCGGCTAACAAATGATGCGGGTAGCGCCGTATCACGTAAACAGGACACCTGA
- the azuC gene encoding stress response protein AzuC — MKLRKILKHMFETYCKTFKDVPPGAMF, encoded by the coding sequence ATGAAACTGCGTAAAATCCTCAAGCATATGTTTGAAACCTATTGCAAGACTTTCAAAGACGTACCGCCAGGCGCTATGTTCTGA
- a CDS encoding DUF2766 family protein: MSQNLSADQELVSDVVACQLVIKQILDVIDVIAPVEVREKMANQLKSIDFSTHPAAADPVTRRAIQKAIALIELKFTPQGEAH, encoded by the coding sequence ATGTCGCAAAATCTTTCTGCTGACCAGGAACTGGTCTCTGATGTCGTAGCCTGTCAACTGGTTATTAAACAAATCCTCGATGTTATAGACGTTATCGCGCCGGTTGAAGTGCGTGAGAAAATGGCGAACCAGTTAAAAAGCATCGATTTTTCCACCCATCCGGCAGCCGCCGATCCGGTGACGCGCCGCGCTATCCAAAAAGCGATTGCCTTGATTGAACTGAAATTCACCCCGCAGGGCGAAGCGCACTGA
- a CDS encoding DJ-1 family glyoxalase III, with protein sequence MKKVAVLLAPGFEEAEAIITIDILRRLQIEVETLACAESRAVVSYHNIPMVADSTLAERQQTLYDAIVLPGGPQGSVNLAANPAVLQFVEHHDAAGKFICPICSAAARVLGANGLLKGRRYVCSGDLYENVRDGEYVDAPVVEDGNLISGKGLGLAFDFALTIAARLQGSEIAARDHAEHIYYSW encoded by the coding sequence ATGAAAAAAGTGGCGGTGTTGTTGGCGCCCGGTTTTGAAGAAGCGGAAGCGATTATCACCATTGATATTTTGCGCCGCTTGCAGATTGAGGTCGAAACGCTGGCTTGTGCGGAATCCCGCGCGGTGGTCAGTTATCATAATATCCCCATGGTGGCAGACAGCACGCTGGCCGAGCGGCAGCAGACGCTGTATGACGCCATCGTGCTGCCCGGTGGTCCGCAGGGCAGCGTCAACCTCGCCGCCAACCCGGCGGTGCTGCAATTTGTTGAACATCATGACGCGGCAGGCAAATTCATTTGCCCAATCTGTTCGGCCGCCGCGCGCGTGCTGGGCGCGAACGGCTTACTGAAAGGTCGCCGCTATGTTTGCTCCGGCGATTTATATGAAAACGTGCGTGACGGCGAATACGTTGATGCACCGGTGGTGGAAGATGGCAACCTGATCAGCGGCAAAGGTCTGGGGCTGGCTTTCGATTTTGCTTTAACGATAGCCGCGCGCCTGCAAGGGAGCGAAATCGCGGCGCGAGATCACGCCGAGCATATCTACTATAGCTGGTGA